The proteins below come from a single Papaver somniferum cultivar HN1 chromosome 11, ASM357369v1, whole genome shotgun sequence genomic window:
- the LOC113320977 gene encoding uncharacterized protein LOC113320977 encodes MIKCYGWRRFLFCLPLIFFLPYLFSVMELHQSMPHRSHKEKFDHLVLGPAAGQGLRDRLQCQDRKALNKDQFSALPQISSSEDTVSIVTVFTIYNTSAGEKSSKLVTVGETSYTKMERSLTILDVFINFIKVSMPQSNVVILTDPASDLSMHRNNVNVVPIAGEYSRDKLMLQRIKSYIAFLEMRLEEHSRKQEYNHHYIFTDSDISVVDDLGQIFQNYPKFHLALTFRNNKEQPLNSGFIAVRGTHDGILRAKVFLEEVLEIYSSKYMEASRMLGDQKALAWIVMSHPSFDAKRFTRPQPFMDEIRGASVLFLPCVIYNWTPPEGAGQFHGMPLDVKVVHFKGSRKRLMLESWNFYNSSPSPSIPDMLCLILMSGRTKYDF; translated from the exons ATGATAAAGTGCTATGGATGGCGTCGATTTCTGTTTTGTCTCCCTCTCATTTTCTTCCTTCCTTACCTATTTTCAG TTATGGAATTGCACCAGAGCATGCCACACAGGTCCCACAAGGAAAAGTTTGACCACCTAGTTCTGGGCCCTGCTGCTGGTCAGGGTTTACGTGATCGATTGCAATGTCAAG ACCGTAAAGCTTTAAACAAGGACCAGTTTTCAGCACTGCCACAAATATCGAGTTCGGAGGATACCGTCTCTATAGTAACCGTCTTTACTATTTACAACACCTCTGCTGgggagaaatcatcaaagttgGTAACTGTTGGGGAAACTTCATACACTAAAATGGAAAGATCACTGACTATTCTGGATGTCTTTATTAACTTCATAAAG GTGTCAATGCCCCAGAGCAACGTAGTCATTCTCACTGATCCAGCTTCAGATCTTTCAATGCACAGAAATAATGTTAATGTAGTTCCTATTGCAGGTGAATATTCGCGAGACAAGTTGATGCTTCAAAGAATCAAATCTTACATT GCTTTTCTAGAAATGAGGCTTGAGGAGCACTCCCGCAAGCAAGAATATAATCATCATTACATCTTCACAGACTCCGATATATCAGTTGTTGATGATTTAGGCCAGATATTTCAAAACTATCCAAAGTTTCATCTCGCTCTAACTTTCCGGAACAACAAGGAGCAACCTCTAAATTCAGGTTTTATAGCAGTGAGGGGAACACACGATGGAATTCTTAG GGCCAAAGTCTTTCTAGAAGAAGTTCTGGAAATATACAGCTCCAAATACATGGAAGCTTCACGAATGCTAGGAGACCAAAAAGCCTTGGCTTGGATTGTAATGTCTCATCCTTCATTTGATGCGAAAAGATTTACTAGACCACAACCTTTTATGGACGAAATTCGCGGAGCATCAGTTCTCTTCTTACCATGTGTGATTTATAATTGGACACCCCCAGAAGGAGCAGGGCAGTTTCATGGCATGCCCTTGGATGTTAAG GTTGTTCATTTCAAGGGATCAAGAAAAAGACTAATGCTGGAGTCCTGGAACTTTTACAATTCCTCTCCCTCTCCTAGCATCCCTGATATGCTGTGTCTTATTTTAATGAGTGGGAGAACAAAATATGATTTCTGA